DNA from Oikeobacillus pervagus:
GAAGTAAGATGATAAAAAAGGATATGTTCAGTGCTACATGCCTATTCATTAAGTTTAACGGTCTTTAAAGAAATTGACAATAAATTCGTGTATTTCCATAGAAAAAGGCAAAGTAATAGGGAATATTCTTCTTTATTTTGGGGAATGAATTCAGGGAGGGATAGCAATCAGTGGGGGAATCCCACTGATTGATGTTTTACTGTAGTTGATCTAATTGATATTGCAGGTCGCGTAATTGGCGTTTTTCCGCTATCGTTGTGTTGGTATAAGCAGATGAAAGGGAGTTTTTGGCTTTGTCAATCGACTCAGATGTAAGTTGCTGCTTCGCTTCTTCGACAAATTGACGTGCTTCTTGAAATAATTGATTTCCCATATTAAAAACCTCCCAGCGAGGAATCATGTACGTTCTTCATTTTTTCTGCTTCAGCTTCGGCATAGGTTGTTTTGTAAGGGAACCGCTCAGCATGCTTTGTTATCGAATCTTTCCCCTGCTGCACAAAACGTTTGGATTTATTACTTTTACCCATTACACAACACCCCTTTGTCCATGATTAGTGAACTATAACTGTTGATTAACACCAGCTCGTGAAGGTCCTCGCTCTCGTTTCCTTTATCTCAGTCGAAACTTGAGAAATCCGTACGCCGATGAACGAGGCGCTTTTCGCTTTTGTTCATGCTTGAGTGCTGTTGCACTCGCTTATATTATGTTACATTAAGGAGAGAGACACACATCCAATTTGTCCCTTACATTTGAAAAAATTAAAGGGAAAGACGGTCTTTTAGGAAATGGGCAATTCCATCTTCTTCATTTGTTTTCGTGATTTCATTGGCAATTGTTTTTAATTCATCAATTCCGTTTCCCATGGCAACACCGATTCCAGCATAATCAATCATTTCTAAATCATTATCTTCATCACCAAACGCAATAATTCTTTCTCTTGGAATATTGAGGTGCTTGGACACTTTCTGGATTCCAACCGCTTTATTTAAGCCAGTTCGAACAATTTCAATGACATGCCATGGCGCTGCCCAACGACGGTGGTCAATCACTTCTGCATGAACATGGTTTAAATGTTGACGGATTTGATCAACTTGTTGTTCTTCAGCGTGAATGAGTAAACTTGTTGGATTTTTTTCTAAAGATTTACGTAAATCTCCTGTTGTAATTAAGGGGGTTCCAAAACCAAATATATTTAATAAACGCTCGTCATGGTAATGAAAATAAACATCATCTAACACTTCTGCTATAATATTGAAAAAGTCAAAGTCATGACAAGCATCTACAATTTCTTTTGCTGTGCGAATGTCCATTGGAGTATGATGAATTTTCCAACTAGAATCTTTAGGATGGTGGACAAAAGCACCGTTGAAATTAACGATCGGGGTTGTTAACTGCAGCTGTTGATAATAAGTAGCACTTGAACGATATGGGCGCCCTGTAGCAATCATGACTTCATGTCCTTTTTCCTTCGCTTTCTGTAAAGTTTGCATTGTGTTTTGAGAGATCGTTTTATCATCCTTTAATAATGTCCCATCCAAATCCAATACAATCAGATGTTTTTCAGTCATGTTATTCCCCTTTCCAGAAACTTGTTATTATAAGTGTAATCGTTAAAAAAGAAAAAAGTCCAATAATATGAAAAATGACCTTTTCTCAAACAGAAAATTATACAGTTTTTTCTATATGGGATAAGATAAGAGCAAGACATAATTACAAAGAGAGGTATGAGAAATGCTCATTGTAGATCAAGAAAAAATTCGTGATATTCCTTTATTACATGTTGTTGAACAAACAAATATAGGGAAACCACTTCCTTTTATAATATTTATTCACGGATTTACAAGTGCAAAAGAACATAATCTTCATTACGCATACTACTTAGCCGAAAAGGGTTTCCGTGTTGTTTTACCAGAAGCAAACTTTCATGGTGAGCGTAGTCAAGGGTTAGATTTAAATGAATTAGGAATTCGCTTTTGGGATATTGTGTTGCAGACGATTGAGGAAGTAAGTGGTATTAAAGATGCGTTTGTAGAAAGAGAGTTAGTAAACGAAAGTCGAATCGGACTTGCAGGAACATCCATGGGTGGAATTGTAACACTTGGAGCTTTAACGCAATACCCTTGGATTAACACTGCTGTTAGTCTTATGGGTTCGCCTACTTATAGAAAATACGCAGAACAGCAACTTCATGAGGTTCGACAAAAAGGATTTGAAATTCCTTATTCAACATCAGAAATTCATCGCATTTTAGAATCCCTTTACCCGTATGATTTAAGTCAACATCCTGAAAAGCTGGAAGGACGACCATTAATGTTTTGGCACGGGAAAAAAGATCCCATTGTTCCGTTTCAAAATACTTATGACTTTTATTTATCTATACAAGATCAGTATAAGGAACACCCTGAAGATCTTTATTTTATGGGCGAAAAAATGTCAGGCCATAAGGTTTCAAGAGCAGGCACACTTGAAT
Protein-coding regions in this window:
- a CDS encoding DUF3813 domain-containing protein, with the protein product MGNQLFQEARQFVEEAKQQLTSESIDKAKNSLSSAYTNTTIAEKRQLRDLQYQLDQLQ
- a CDS encoding Cof-type HAD-IIB family hydrolase; amino-acid sequence: MTEKHLIVLDLDGTLLKDDKTISQNTMQTLQKAKEKGHEVMIATGRPYRSSATYYQQLQLTTPIVNFNGAFVHHPKDSSWKIHHTPMDIRTAKEIVDACHDFDFFNIIAEVLDDVYFHYHDERLLNIFGFGTPLITTGDLRKSLEKNPTSLLIHAEEQQVDQIRQHLNHVHAEVIDHRRWAAPWHVIEIVRTGLNKAVGIQKVSKHLNIPRERIIAFGDEDNDLEMIDYAGIGVAMGNGIDELKTIANEITKTNEEDGIAHFLKDRLSL
- a CDS encoding prolyl oligopeptidase family serine peptidase — protein: MLIVDQEKIRDIPLLHVVEQTNIGKPLPFIIFIHGFTSAKEHNLHYAYYLAEKGFRVVLPEANFHGERSQGLDLNELGIRFWDIVLQTIEEVSGIKDAFVERELVNESRIGLAGTSMGGIVTLGALTQYPWINTAVSLMGSPTYRKYAEQQLHEVRQKGFEIPYSTSEIHRILESLYPYDLSQHPEKLEGRPLMFWHGKKDPIVPFQNTYDFYLSIQDQYKEHPEDLYFMGEKMSGHKVSRAGTLELVNWFSEKL